In Spirosoma pollinicola, the genomic window ATAAAAAAGGGGCTATCTGGCTGGGGGGCGCTGATGGCCTTTGGCGCTATGACGGCAGTAGATTTACCAATTTTAGCCAGAATTTTGTTGGCTATATCTACGAAGATAAAAAAGGCAATATCTGGACGAATTCACAAACGCATTGGGGTTGGGTACTTTCCCGCTATGAGGCGAACACGTTGTCTACTACAAAGCCCACTGTAACCGAAATAGAGACAAAAGAAGGAAAGATGATTTTTGGGATTTTAGAAGCGCGGGATGGGCGTATTTGGTTTGGTGCTTTAGATGGGGTGCATCGTTACGATGGAACTACCATTACCAATTTTAAACGGTAAATAGGACCAGAATACTTTGTACAACTGTTTCTTGAAACGCCCCCTTTTTTGAGATGCCCTGTTTAAGCTGAAAATGATATTTATAAAAGTTGGCTACTATCTCAAATTGCCATCTCGCTAATCAACGTTTCATTTTCATGCTACTTGATGAGTAGATGATGCATCGCAGACCGCCAAGTGACGATTTTTGTACGAAACGGCAAAACTCCTAAAGGTGAATAAACACACCTGTTTTTACACCTTATTATAGGTTAATAAATAGGTGTAATTAATCTTTTATTTTAGATTTAATAATCAGATTATTAACTAATTATATATTTGTATAACATTTAAGTCTGAACGTTTTGGCTTTAATGCTACTCGTGTACAAGTTCTTTGTGCTGTTCAGGTTTCTTCTTTTTTAAGGTAGATTTGTCAGCCCTTATTTCTGCCTTTCTTTGTTGAATCCAAGCACTGGTCAATCTACGATCCTCCTCAGTAGGATTAACGTTTTCCACCACGAAGTCTATGTTTCCTTCCTTAATCATATCGGTTCCTTTTAAAAAAACTGATTTATTAACCATTGGGCCGATCTACTGTCAAAGATCATCCTGCTATGAAATAACACTTCTGCTTTAAACTTTTGTCTATAATGACCGATTAAATCAGTCTTTGACTGAAAGGCGACAAACCCTTCATATCCTTCCTCCACTGAACGCTTACAGGCAAAGGCAAATAACATACCTGCAACACCCTCGAATTTTTTTGTACGGCCTTGTCCACCCCGATTAAAAGCAGCGTTTTCGACCAAGTGTACAAAGACGTGATCTGACATTACCGAGAGACTAACGAGGCCCTGAATTGCATTAGGTTCAGCCAATGTAACAAGCTTATACGTCTCACGGTTGATATCCTCTAACTCTTTGTGCCAGTTGAACTCCCATTCAATACTCTTTAGTTGGCGCTTATTCTTTTCAGTTAATCTAACAAGTTTGCTAGCAAACTTGTCACCGGTTTCTACTAAATAAATGCCTTTTAGGGCAGGTCCGTCAGACATGCTATACAGTAAATATAATTAATTTATTGAGCTTTTACAAAGTTTCGGTGCCACTTATTGCTGCCTCAACTTCCTGTTTTAGTTGTTCCTGAGCGGCTTTGCCCATCTTGACGAACACGGCATTGCAGTACTTTACTCGGTCCTCTATACGGTCATCTGAATTATCCTTCAATTGCCAATCATAGACCAACTTGTTAGCGGCTTTTGTGCCAACATCCTCTAAATACAGAGCAATATTTTTGTCTGTCACCTTCCAGGATCGGAGATTTGCAATCACCTGAGTTATAACACTATGCTGTAGCCAAAATTCCGGAATTTTTCCATCTTGCTTACGTTTGAGAATAAATTTAAAGCCGGTTATTTTCTTTCGGCCCCTAGTCATACGGTCCGTTTCATAAACTGGCTGGTAACTGAAGGCCAAGTTTGTACCGGCTAATTCCTCTAAAGGTTCGGCAATAGTGTATTTGATTAAGTCTTTGGTAAGAGGATACTTCATTTTTGGGCTTCCCTCTTTACCTCTTTTTACCTTTCCCCGCTTGTCCTTTTCGTGCCAGCAGTCCATAAGTTGCCGGTACTGTTCGACTGTCGGACACCATATGCCTGTATCTTTAAAAGCAGAAAGGATTTCAAAAAAACGCATTGAATACCAGCTTTTTAGCCCCATATAGTTACTAAGCTGGTAAGTCGAATAATGAGCAATCTGAACAAAGTATGGTTCTAATGCCGGATTAAGTAATATCGTGATAATTCCGTTTTTATAACCTACTGGCCTTTCATAATTGGTAGTATCTAATAGGTGTCGAATGTACCATTCTGACTTATCTAAACTCTCAAACTCCCAGGTTGCCGCCGTTAGTTCTCGTAATGACCCCTGTACCTCTTTATATGCTGTTTCCTTCGTAATACCTGCATCAGTAATGATGTCCACGATACGGAACTGATAGTAGGCTCGTAGCTTAAAATCGTCGTCGCGTATCTGGTCAATGACGCGGGCCATGATACGTTTTGCCGCTACGCTCATACGCCCTTGTCGGGCAAAGGTTACGTTCCAGTGCTGTTTAACTAAGTCTTTGTGCTTCGGCTCGTAAGTCAGATCGAGCGGTAAGACTAATTGAGTATTGCGCTTATCTTCTCCCTTCATTATGTTTGTTACATACCCCTAAAGTATGTGCAAACATAATAAAAGGAGTTATATAATACAACCCCTTTAAAGCCGGTGTATATCTCCTTTTATTAACTGTATGAGTGGGGGTATATCTCCTTTTATTCAACTTATAAAGTGGGGGTATATCTCCTTTTATTCGCTTTCACTCCTTATATAATATTTAACTATAAAGTAAAATTTCCTACTATAATAGTTGTGCAGCGCGCGTTGCTAAAAAAAATGTGGATAAGGTCGAAAAGACTAAAGAAAATCCGAATAGGAAGGAGCGAAAAAACAAAAAACAAAAAGGACCGCGCGTTTGCTAAAAAAAGCGAAAGAGGCCTGCAACTATATTTTTAGTTAGAATCCACAAATTTTACTAACTCCTTAGAATTGATTGAACAGCCGGCGTAGAGGGGAGGTCAGAAGGGCAATAGCAAAGTCGGTTAGTAACCCTAAAAGGGGCAGTAGTAGGTAAACCCACCACTGGTAGCAGTAACGGGTTCTGATGTTAGTGGTCAACGTCTTCAGGGCTAATAGGACTGGTTCTCGATAATATACCAGGATAAGCAGATCAGAAGCAATCATACCAGCCAGCCGCAACGGTAATGCCTCTCCAAACATAGACGTTGTAAACGCTACATCAATTAAGAAGATTTGCCCCAGCACCGGCAGCAACAGCAAGGCCCCTATCAAAGCGGTTCGATTAAAAACAATCAAAGCAGCCCCGGCTAACTGAGTCAGGCCAACGATTATGTCAAAGCTTTTACTCAAGCTGAACAAGTACCAAGCAATATAGAACTTGTCAATTTGGGTAATGGGCTTGGTTAGAATTTTGGGATCATGGATCTGAAATTGTCCCCCGGTCATTTTAGCCCAGCCATAGCTGACCATGTAGTAAGCCAAATACCAGCGTAGCAGCAGAATAACAAAATCAATTACCTGATCTTTGGAAACCTTCATCATGAAGTCTAAAGATACTCTGATGCAAGAATTTACCTTCAAAAGTCAGAGAAGCCGCTAAGACTGAATCAACAACGTAAAAAGGTTACGTTCCTAGCCACCTATCTTCAATCCGTGCTAAAACGGCATTCGGGAAAGGTCACTTAGGAGAGACCATGTATAAAGCCATTCTGGATTGATTTCAGGCTCACCAGGCCACGAACTGGCCAAAGACAATGCTTTGTGTGTCTCCTAATCAATCGAACGCCTAAAGGCTGTTTTTTCGAATTCACCGTTTGATAACGAAAATAGCTGCCTACCTGGCCAGATTATATCTTTGATTATTTACCACAAAAAAAGTGTGACCGAAAAAAAATAATTGTGGCTTACGAAAAAAAAGATTGTGTCCTGACGTACTTTAGCTGTACAATCATTTGAGTAATTACTAACTAAAGATTAGCAACCATGGAACGAAAATTTAATGCTCTACTTCGTTATTTCACTAAGAAATCACGGCATAAAGAATTAACTACTTTGTACGAACGTAAAAAAGTCGAACTACCATTTTATTTGAATGAATTAGCCTTGCATAAATTTATTTTAGAAAGGCAACAGAATACCTTTGCGGAAGAGTATCACCTTCATGAAAGACATACTGAATTATGCGGTATTTGTTTACAAGCTATTCAACGGCTAGATGAGTTGATTAGTGCGTTAGATTTGAACCATAGCGAAGACGTACAAGACTATCTTAAAGCTTACAACCGGAACAAAACGGTGAAGAATCCAAGGGGCTTTAATTACCAACTCAATAGTAACTAAGTCGATGAAGATAACCCCTGTCCTAGCCCTGATCAGTCTGCACCTTGGCGGGGGTTATCTCGCCTTCGCCCTACGGTCTCGGCGCAAAGTATTATCTGTTCGATAATAGCAAGAGGGAACGGGGCTAACGCCGCCGTTCTCTCTTGCCCCTTCGGGGTTCGCTCTGACAATCAATAGGTTATGTTTTAATCCTGTATACATAAATCATTATAAAATGATTGTTAGTTCGTAATATATTGATAATCAACAGTTAAAATAATTATTTTATCACATTAAAAGTATGCAAAAGTATAAAACGATTAGTATCGAGCCAGATACGTTTGAGGCGTTCAGTCGAATGGCCGATAGCTACAAACTCACCAATAAAGGGCTAGTAGAGGCCATGCTGCTTTACTTCCAAGCTACCAAAGCCGACCCCCGCGATCCTAAAGCCGACAATCCAACCGATGCCATTAAAGCATTAGATAAACGGTTAATTTCTTTTATTAAAGAGCAGGAAAAAAAGACCTTAAACCCCA contains:
- a CDS encoding replication initiation protein codes for the protein MKGEDKRNTQLVLPLDLTYEPKHKDLVKQHWNVTFARQGRMSVAAKRIMARVIDQIRDDDFKLRAYYQFRIVDIITDAGITKETAYKEVQGSLRELTAATWEFESLDKSEWYIRHLLDTTNYERPVGYKNGIITILLNPALEPYFVQIAHYSTYQLSNYMGLKSWYSMRFFEILSAFKDTGIWCPTVEQYRQLMDCWHEKDKRGKVKRGKEGSPKMKYPLTKDLIKYTIAEPLEELAGTNLAFSYQPVYETDRMTRGRKKITGFKFILKRKQDGKIPEFWLQHSVITQVIANLRSWKVTDKNIALYLEDVGTKAANKLVYDWQLKDNSDDRIEDRVKYCNAVFVKMGKAAQEQLKQEVEAAISGTETL
- a CDS encoding BfmA/BtgA family mobilization protein yields the protein MQKYKTISIEPDTFEAFSRMADSYKLTNKGLVEAMLLYFQATKADPRDPKADNPTDAIKALDKRLISFIKEQEKKTLNPIKEALFDLASSEGATRKHELRIVNANVKKIITHLKIDS